The proteins below are encoded in one region of Pseudomonas entomophila L48:
- a CDS encoding bleomycin resistance protein has protein sequence MFVRNKLVPELIVTDLERSLAFWVSLLGFQVAYRRPEEGFAYLDLQGAQLMLEQINLDDQWITGRLEVPLGRGINFQIEVTEVAPVIERLRHAGWPLFQACEDAWYRAGDVEVGQRQFLVQDPDGYLLRLGERLGERPLGRAVPM, from the coding sequence ATGTTTGTTCGCAATAAGTTGGTTCCCGAACTGATCGTGACCGACCTTGAACGAAGCCTGGCGTTCTGGGTGTCACTGCTGGGGTTCCAGGTGGCTTACCGACGCCCCGAGGAGGGATTCGCCTACCTGGATCTGCAGGGGGCCCAGCTCATGCTCGAACAGATCAACCTTGATGACCAGTGGATCACCGGCCGGTTGGAAGTGCCGTTGGGCAGGGGTATCAACTTTCAGATCGAGGTCACCGAAGTCGCGCCCGTCATCGAGCGCCTGCGCCACGCCGGGTGGCCGCTGTTCCAGGCCTGTGAGGATGCGTGGTACCGGGCTGGGGACGTAGAGGTGGGCCAGCGTCAGTTTCTGGTTCAGGACCCTGATGGTTACCTGCTCAGGCTTGGCGAGCGACTCGGGGAGCGCCCACTTGGCCGTGCGGTGCCCATGTGA
- a CDS encoding sensor domain-containing diguanylate cyclase yields the protein MKRDIHLVVLLLLVIGCSLASLTLWKVMASRKQALEDIDTHSLNLTQALATYSEGIVRQSSLLLLGLVERLETEGSGPAQIERLTQLVSRQQPLMPQLSGVTVYASDGHWLMSSNRPIPAGANSSDRAYFIHHRDDPSREPFIGPPIRSRANQEWVVTVSRRFNGPQGEFAGVVAVTLGIENFLRLFGKIDVGQDGAIGLSHTDGTLLVRYPFREQDMGRNFSKSPIYAKYLVDQSVGTASFTSSLDGVERLYAFRKSDRLPLLTTVALGKREALAAWRLEALLSLLVVAGLLVLTGVIGWMLIRAIRRRIAVQEQLRVAQQQLLDSNQQLERLANIDALTGLANRRCFDETLVLEARRAQRNGTPLALLMIDIDHFKRYNDTFGHPAGDACLQRVAKVLATCIRRPSDLLARYGGEEMAVILPDTDSGGAAVVAQLMLERLAHETIDHPGSPFGRVTVSVGVSSAPGAQLDGWQSLLAAADQALYRAKDAGRDCLHVGECERIDLPTLPKDGSNVCSQ from the coding sequence GTGAAGCGTGACATCCACCTCGTAGTCCTTCTGTTACTGGTCATCGGCTGTTCGCTTGCATCACTGACCCTGTGGAAGGTGATGGCTTCGCGCAAACAGGCCCTGGAAGACATCGACACCCACAGCCTTAACCTGACCCAGGCACTCGCCACCTACTCCGAAGGCATCGTCCGGCAAAGTTCACTGTTGCTGCTCGGCCTGGTCGAACGCCTGGAAACCGAAGGCAGCGGGCCGGCGCAGATCGAGCGGCTGACCCAACTGGTGAGCCGCCAGCAGCCGTTGATGCCGCAACTGAGCGGTGTCACCGTCTACGCCAGCGACGGCCACTGGCTGATGTCCTCCAACCGGCCGATACCGGCTGGCGCCAACAGCAGCGACCGAGCCTACTTCATCCATCACCGCGACGATCCCTCCCGCGAGCCCTTCATCGGCCCGCCGATCCGCAGCCGTGCCAACCAGGAGTGGGTGGTCACCGTCAGCCGCCGTTTCAATGGCCCGCAGGGCGAGTTTGCCGGCGTGGTGGCGGTGACACTGGGCATCGAGAACTTCCTGCGCCTGTTCGGCAAGATCGACGTGGGCCAGGACGGCGCCATCGGCCTGTCGCATACCGACGGCACGCTGCTGGTGCGCTACCCGTTCCGCGAGCAGGACATGGGCCGCAACTTTTCCAAGTCGCCGATCTACGCCAAGTACCTGGTCGACCAGTCGGTGGGCACCGCCTCGTTCACCTCCAGCCTGGACGGTGTCGAACGGCTGTACGCCTTCCGCAAGAGCGACCGGCTGCCACTGCTGACCACGGTGGCCCTGGGCAAGCGCGAGGCCTTGGCGGCCTGGCGGCTGGAAGCGTTGCTGTCGCTGCTGGTGGTCGCCGGCCTGCTCGTCCTCACCGGGGTCATCGGCTGGATGCTGATCCGCGCGATCCGCCGGCGCATTGCGGTGCAGGAACAGTTGCGGGTGGCACAGCAACAGTTGCTCGACAGCAACCAGCAGCTCGAACGCCTGGCGAACATCGATGCGCTGACGGGCCTGGCCAATCGGCGCTGCTTCGATGAAACACTGGTCCTGGAGGCCCGACGGGCGCAGCGCAACGGCACGCCGCTGGCCTTGCTGATGATCGATATCGACCACTTCAAGCGCTATAACGATACCTTTGGCCATCCGGCCGGCGACGCCTGCCTGCAGCGGGTCGCCAAGGTGCTGGCGACGTGCATTCGCCGCCCGTCCGACCTGCTGGCCCGCTACGGTGGCGAGGAAATGGCGGTGATCCTGCCCGACACCGACAGTGGCGGTGCGGCGGTGGTCGCGCAATTGATGCTCGAACGCTTGGCGCACGAGACGATCGATCATCCAGGCAGCCCCTTTGGCCGGGTAACGGTCAGTGTCGGCGTCAGCAGCGCCCCAGGGGCACAACTGGATGGCTGGCAATCGTTGCTCGCCGCCGCGGACCAGGCGCTCTACCGTGCCAAGGACGCCGGCCGTGACTGCTTGCACGTCGGCGAATGCGAGCGAATCGATTTACCCACATTACCCAAGGATGGATCAAATGTTTGTTCGCAATAA
- a CDS encoding DUF2878 domain-containing protein codes for MSNRWLVGNALWLQAGWWICVLGASLPWLLPIVPLGLLVHLWRCPDRLGEVRALLCVAPAGWLLDSLLGALEVFRFGQWPLPLWLALLWLVLASGLRHSLAWAARAYWRAALLGLVGGPLAYLAGARLAGVELPLGPAVTALLLAPLWALFMPLFLRMAA; via the coding sequence ATGAGCAACCGCTGGCTGGTTGGCAACGCCCTGTGGCTGCAAGCCGGTTGGTGGATCTGCGTGCTTGGGGCCAGCTTGCCATGGCTGCTGCCGATCGTGCCGCTGGGTTTGCTCGTGCACCTTTGGCGTTGCCCGGACCGCCTTGGAGAAGTACGCGCGTTGCTGTGCGTGGCCCCGGCAGGCTGGCTGCTGGACAGTTTACTGGGGGCATTGGAGGTTTTCCGTTTCGGGCAGTGGCCCCTGCCCCTGTGGCTGGCATTGCTCTGGCTGGTGCTCGCCAGCGGCCTGCGCCATAGCCTGGCGTGGGCAGCACGTGCGTATTGGCGGGCGGCGCTGCTGGGCCTGGTGGGCGGGCCGTTGGCTTACCTGGCCGGTGCCAGGTTGGCGGGTGTCGAGCTGCCGCTGGGGCCTGCGGTTACCGCCCTGCTGTTGGCGCCGCTCTGGGCCTTGTTCATGCCCCTCTTCTTGCGGATGGCCGCTTAG
- a CDS encoding SAM-dependent methyltransferase produces the protein MPDPTLSISKSAVLSPWLGGLARVAVLAQLRHLRHGHLRLVDGGRQWAFGDPASPLQAEVEILDDTAWGLVASNGSIGSGEAYIHGYWRSPDLAAVTRLFVANLEVLDAMEGGLASLGRPLLRLLHRLNRNSQRGARRNIMAHYDLGNALFERLLDPTMMYSAAQFDSQAQTLEQAQLNKLERICQKLELKPHEHLLEIGSGWGSLAIHAATHHGCRVTTTTLSTAQYTHTLERVRRLGLEQRVTVLCEDYRALRGRFDKLVSIEMIEAVGHHFLPTYFRQCAALLKDDGLMLLQAITIRDQRYAQARRSVDFIQRYIFPGGALPSLSVLLATASRQTALNLVHLEDFGLDYARTLRHWRDNLRQARTALAELGYDDTFQRLWEFYLCYCQGGFEERAIGVAQLLWAAPMARRAALPG, from the coding sequence ATGCCCGATCCGACCCTGAGCATTAGCAAGTCGGCGGTGCTGAGCCCATGGCTGGGTGGGCTGGCCCGGGTGGCGGTGCTGGCCCAGCTGCGTCACCTGCGTCATGGCCATCTGCGGCTGGTCGACGGCGGCCGGCAATGGGCGTTCGGTGACCCCGCCAGCCCCTTGCAGGCCGAAGTGGAGATCCTCGATGACACAGCCTGGGGCCTGGTGGCCAGCAATGGCTCGATTGGTTCAGGGGAGGCGTACATCCACGGTTACTGGCGCAGCCCGGACCTGGCAGCCGTCACCCGTCTGTTCGTTGCCAACCTGGAGGTGCTCGACGCCATGGAAGGCGGGCTGGCGAGCCTCGGGCGCCCGCTCCTGCGCCTGCTGCACCGGCTCAACCGCAACAGCCAGCGTGGAGCCCGACGCAACATCATGGCGCACTACGACCTGGGCAACGCGTTGTTCGAACGGCTGCTGGACCCGACCATGATGTATTCCGCCGCGCAGTTCGACAGCCAGGCGCAAACCCTCGAACAGGCCCAGTTGAACAAGCTCGAACGCATCTGCCAGAAGCTTGAGCTCAAGCCCCACGAGCACCTGCTGGAGATAGGCAGCGGCTGGGGCAGCCTGGCCATCCATGCCGCCACCCATCACGGCTGCCGGGTCACCACCACGACCCTTTCCACGGCGCAGTACACTCATACGCTTGAACGGGTGCGCAGGCTTGGCCTGGAACAGCGTGTCACGGTGCTGTGCGAAGACTACCGCGCACTGCGGGGACGCTTCGACAAGCTGGTGTCGATCGAGATGATCGAGGCGGTCGGCCACCATTTCCTGCCCACCTATTTCCGCCAATGCGCCGCGCTGCTCAAGGACGACGGCCTGATGTTGCTGCAGGCCATCACCATCCGCGACCAGCGTTACGCCCAGGCACGGCGCTCGGTGGATTTCATCCAGCGCTACATCTTCCCCGGCGGCGCACTGCCTTCGCTGAGCGTGCTGCTTGCCACCGCCAGTCGGCAGACGGCGCTGAATCTGGTGCACCTCGAGGACTTCGGCCTGGACTATGCGCGCACCCTGCGCCATTGGCGCGACAACCTGCGCCAGGCGCGCACGGCGCTGGCGGAGCTGGGCTACGACGACACCTTCCAGCGCCTGTGGGAGTTCTACCTGTGCTACTGCCAGGGCGGCTTCGAAGAGCGCGCCATCGGTGTAGCGCAGTTGCTGTGGGCGGCACCCATGGCGCGCCGGGCTGCATTGCCGGGTTGA
- a CDS encoding DUF1365 domain-containing protein codes for MNSSLCRGWVSHCRMTPRPHAFRYRIGMFHVDLDEQHRLLGLSRWLGRSWWAPLSWRETDYLPALTRQGQPLAQAVRSLVAQATGRQPEGAVHLLTQPRCWGLSFNPVSFYFCHDRDEQLAAILLEVRNTPWRERFHYVLPVDGDLARSFAMAKALHVSPFMPMDMEYRLRFSLDAQRIRIHMENWRGGQRVFTADLALHRQPLDRAALHQHILSFPWMSLRTLSGIYWQALRLLLKRIPVHNHTASQGDLAPGHPCEDPDHARSDPEH; via the coding sequence GTGAACAGCAGCCTGTGCCGGGGGTGGGTCAGCCACTGTCGCATGACCCCGCGCCCTCATGCCTTCCGCTACCGGATCGGTATGTTCCATGTGGATCTGGATGAACAACACCGACTGCTCGGCCTGTCCCGCTGGTTGGGGCGCTCATGGTGGGCACCGTTGAGCTGGCGCGAAACCGATTACCTGCCGGCACTGACCCGCCAGGGGCAGCCGCTGGCCCAGGCCGTGCGCTCGCTGGTGGCCCAGGCCACCGGGCGGCAACCCGAGGGCGCCGTGCACTTGCTGACCCAGCCGCGCTGCTGGGGGCTATCGTTCAACCCGGTGAGTTTCTACTTCTGCCATGACCGCGATGAACAGCTGGCGGCGATCCTGCTGGAGGTGCGCAACACACCCTGGCGTGAGCGCTTCCACTATGTGCTGCCGGTGGATGGCGACCTCGCACGTTCGTTCGCCATGGCCAAGGCCCTGCATGTCTCGCCGTTCATGCCGATGGACATGGAGTACCGCCTGCGATTTTCCCTCGATGCCCAGCGCATTCGCATCCACATGGAGAACTGGCGTGGCGGGCAGCGGGTGTTCACCGCCGACCTGGCACTGCACCGCCAGCCATTGGATCGCGCAGCCCTGCACCAGCACATCCTGAGCTTTCCATGGATGAGCCTGCGCACCCTATCGGGCATCTACTGGCAGGCCCTGCGCCTGCTGCTCAAACGCATCCCCGTCCACAACCACACGGCCAGCCAGGGCGACTTGGCACCCGGCCACCCTTGCGAGGACCCCGATCATGCCCGATCCGACCCTGAGCATTAG
- a CDS encoding NAD(P)/FAD-dependent oxidoreductase yields the protein MRIAIIGSGIAGLTCAYLLSRRHPVTVFEAADWIGGHTHTVTVAQGNRRYAVDTGFIVFNDWTYPHFIRLLDQLNVTSKPTQMSFSVHDPLSGFEYNGHTLASLFARRRNALSPGFWGMLRDILRFNRQALADLDQQRIDEDTTLGGYLQAQGYGQRFIQHYIVPMGSAIWSMSRADMFAFPLQFFVRFCRNHGLLSVSRRPQWRVIEGGSQGYVEPLCRPFAKRIRLNCPVHRVSRDDGGVTLLSASGPERFDAVVFACHSDQALALLETPSMDERAVLGAIAYANNDVVLHTDTRLLPRRRRAWASWNYRLGGPEQAPAALTYDMNILQGIEAPETFCVSLNQTPLIDPAQILARFDYAHPQYSIAALAAQARQGELQGRRHSFFCGAYWGNGFHEDGVLSALKVAEHFGERL from the coding sequence ATGCGCATCGCCATCATCGGCAGCGGCATCGCCGGCCTGACCTGTGCCTACCTGCTGTCACGCCGGCACCCGGTGACCGTGTTCGAGGCGGCCGACTGGATCGGCGGGCATACCCATACCGTCACGGTTGCGCAGGGTAACCGGCGCTATGCGGTGGACACCGGCTTCATCGTCTTCAACGACTGGACCTACCCGCACTTCATCCGGCTGCTCGACCAGCTGAATGTCACCTCGAAGCCCACCCAGATGAGTTTTTCCGTGCATGACCCGCTCAGCGGCTTCGAGTACAACGGCCACACCCTCGCCTCCCTGTTCGCACGGCGTCGCAACGCGCTGTCGCCCGGCTTCTGGGGCATGCTGCGGGATATCCTGCGCTTCAACCGCCAGGCCCTGGCCGACCTCGACCAGCAGCGTATCGACGAGGACACCACCCTTGGCGGCTACCTGCAGGCGCAGGGTTACGGCCAGCGGTTCATCCAGCACTACATCGTGCCCATGGGGTCGGCGATCTGGTCGATGTCGCGCGCTGACATGTTCGCCTTTCCCTTACAGTTCTTCGTGCGTTTCTGCCGCAACCATGGGCTGCTGTCGGTCAGCCGGCGGCCGCAATGGCGGGTGATCGAGGGCGGCTCGCAAGGCTATGTCGAGCCGCTGTGCCGTCCGTTTGCCAAGCGGATCAGGCTCAACTGCCCCGTGCACCGGGTCAGCCGTGACGACGGCGGCGTCACCTTGCTCAGCGCGTCAGGCCCGGAGCGTTTCGATGCGGTGGTATTCGCCTGCCACAGCGACCAGGCCCTGGCGCTGCTGGAGACACCGAGCATGGATGAGCGCGCCGTGCTGGGCGCCATCGCCTATGCGAACAATGACGTGGTGCTGCATACCGACACCCGCCTGCTACCGCGTCGCCGCAGGGCCTGGGCCAGCTGGAACTACCGCCTCGGCGGCCCGGAGCAGGCCCCTGCCGCGCTGACCTACGACATGAACATCCTGCAGGGAATCGAAGCGCCGGAGACCTTCTGCGTAAGCCTCAACCAGACACCACTGATCGACCCGGCGCAGATCCTCGCTCGCTTCGACTATGCGCACCCGCAATACAGCATCGCGGCCCTCGCCGCCCAGGCCCGCCAAGGCGAACTGCAGGGGCGCCGGCACAGCTTTTTCTGCGGAGCCTACTGGGGCAATGGCTTCCACGAGGACGGCGTGCTCAGCGCGCTGAAGGTGGCCGAACACTTTGGTGAGCGGCTGTGA
- a CDS encoding SDR family NAD(P)-dependent oxidoreductase yields MSRCWLTGASSGIGAALARRLLEQGHQVALGARRPDSFAPLVARYPGQVLLAIGDLDAPEQVAQIAEQITRHWGALDLVILNAGTCEYLEPGQFDPALLERVVRTNLFAVSYCLAAALPLLRLGKRPHLVVTASSVTWLALPRAGAYGASKAAVRYLLESLRIDLANEGIDATLVNPGFVDTPLTRRNDFPMPQLWSAEHAAQHIAARLPRRPLEINFPTAFTLLLRLLGALPVRWRLKLGQRLARNPKG; encoded by the coding sequence ATGAGCCGTTGCTGGCTGACCGGCGCCAGCAGCGGCATCGGCGCGGCACTGGCCAGGCGCCTGCTGGAGCAAGGGCACCAGGTGGCCTTGGGCGCTCGTCGGCCTGACAGCTTCGCGCCACTGGTGGCGCGGTATCCAGGGCAGGTCCTACTGGCCATCGGTGACCTGGACGCGCCTGAACAAGTGGCACAGATCGCCGAGCAGATCACCCGCCACTGGGGCGCGCTCGACCTGGTGATCCTCAACGCCGGCACCTGCGAGTACCTCGAGCCCGGGCAATTCGACCCGGCGCTGCTGGAGCGTGTGGTGCGCACCAACCTGTTCGCCGTCAGCTACTGCCTCGCCGCCGCCCTGCCCTTGCTGCGGCTCGGTAAGCGGCCGCACCTGGTGGTGACGGCCAGCTCGGTCACCTGGCTGGCCCTGCCGCGTGCCGGTGCCTATGGCGCCTCCAAGGCGGCCGTGCGCTACCTGCTGGAGTCACTGCGCATCGACCTGGCCAACGAAGGTATCGATGCCACCCTTGTGAACCCAGGCTTCGTCGACACCCCGCTGACCCGGCGCAACGACTTCCCCATGCCCCAGCTCTGGAGTGCCGAGCACGCCGCCCAGCACATCGCCGCGCGCCTGCCACGGCGGCCCCTGGAGATCAATTTCCCCACCGCCTTCACCCTGCTGCTGCGCCTGCTTGGCGCGCTGCCGGTGCGCTGGCGGCTGAAGCTGGGCCAGCGCCTGGCGCGCAACCCGAAGGGCTAG
- a CDS encoding nuclear transport factor 2 family protein has protein sequence MSAYLQRFAETFASLDGQRLDTLETLYSEDVTFKDPLHQVHGLAALRAYFTQLYANTHGIHYTFTNLDEVQPGRGYLQWSLQFHHPRLANGRTIHLQGCSHLQWRDRVHFHQDYFDVGALLYEHVPVMGGAVRWLKGRLA, from the coding sequence ATGTCAGCGTATCTGCAGCGCTTCGCCGAAACCTTCGCCAGCCTTGACGGGCAGCGCCTCGATACCCTTGAAACCCTGTACAGCGAGGATGTGACCTTCAAGGACCCGTTGCACCAGGTCCACGGCCTGGCCGCCCTGCGGGCGTACTTCACCCAGCTGTATGCCAACACCCACGGCATCCACTACACCTTCACCAACCTCGATGAAGTGCAGCCTGGCCGGGGTTACCTGCAATGGTCCCTGCAGTTTCATCACCCGCGCCTGGCCAACGGCCGCACGATCCACCTGCAAGGCTGCAGTCACCTGCAATGGCGCGACCGGGTCCACTTCCACCAGGACTACTTCGACGTCGGCGCCCTGCTTTACGAGCATGTCCCGGTCATGGGCGGCGCGGTCCGCTGGCTCAAGGGACGGCTGGCATGA
- a CDS encoding DHA2 family efflux MFS transporter permease subunit yields the protein MCVGMFIALIDIQIVSASLKDIGGGLSAGADDTAWVQTAYLIAEIIVIPLSGWLSRVMSTRWLFAASAAGFTLTSLLCALAWNIQSMIAFRALQGFLGGSMIPLVFTTAFIYFSGKQRVIAASVIGAIASLAPTLGPAVGGWITDISSWHWLFYINLVPGLFVTVAVPLLVKVDRPNPGLLKGADYLGMGLMAVFLGCLEYTLEEGPRWNWFSDATITTTAWLAGACGVLFIWRSLKIADPIVDLRALGDRNFALGCLFSFITGIGIFATIYLTPLFLGRVRGYGALDIGLAVFSTGVFQLLAIPVYAFLANRVDLRWILMFGLALFGISMWDFTPITHDWGAKELLLPQAIRGFAQQMAVPPTVTLTLGALSPARLKLASGLFNLMRNLGGAIGIAACATVLNDRTNLHFLRLAEHLNVRNEGMNAWLEQLTGNAQALGLGSLDASQAALRQLWALTWREAQTLTYADAFRVIMLCFAVATLLVPLMRKVQPPRQPSTDAH from the coding sequence ATGTGCGTGGGCATGTTCATCGCCCTGATCGATATCCAGATCGTCTCCGCCTCACTCAAGGACATCGGCGGCGGTCTCAGTGCCGGCGCGGACGACACCGCCTGGGTGCAGACCGCCTACCTGATCGCGGAAATCATCGTCATCCCCCTCTCCGGCTGGCTGTCCCGGGTGATGAGCACCCGCTGGCTGTTCGCCGCGTCCGCGGCGGGCTTCACCCTGACTAGCCTGCTGTGCGCCCTGGCCTGGAACATCCAGAGCATGATCGCCTTTCGCGCCCTGCAGGGGTTTCTCGGGGGCTCGATGATCCCGCTGGTGTTCACCACGGCGTTCATCTACTTCAGTGGCAAGCAGCGGGTGATCGCCGCCTCGGTGATCGGCGCCATCGCCTCCCTCGCGCCCACCCTCGGCCCGGCGGTCGGCGGCTGGATCACCGACATTTCCTCCTGGCACTGGCTGTTCTACATCAACCTGGTGCCAGGCCTGTTCGTCACCGTCGCCGTCCCCCTGCTGGTCAAGGTCGACCGCCCCAACCCGGGGCTGCTCAAGGGCGCCGACTACCTGGGCATGGGGTTGATGGCAGTGTTCCTCGGCTGCCTGGAGTACACCTTGGAAGAAGGCCCGCGCTGGAACTGGTTCAGCGACGCCACCATCACCACCACCGCCTGGCTGGCCGGGGCCTGTGGCGTGCTGTTCATCTGGCGCAGCCTGAAGATCGCCGACCCCATCGTCGACCTGCGCGCCCTGGGCGACCGCAATTTTGCCCTGGGCTGCCTGTTTTCCTTCATCACCGGGATCGGCATTTTCGCCACCATCTATCTCACACCGCTGTTCCTGGGCCGCGTGCGCGGCTATGGCGCGCTGGACATTGGCCTGGCGGTGTTTTCCACCGGCGTGTTCCAGCTGCTGGCCATCCCGGTGTACGCCTTCCTCGCCAACCGCGTGGACCTGCGCTGGATACTCATGTTCGGGCTGGCGTTGTTCGGCATCTCGATGTGGGACTTCACCCCCATCACCCACGACTGGGGCGCCAAAGAACTGTTGCTGCCCCAGGCCATTCGCGGCTTTGCCCAGCAAATGGCAGTGCCGCCCACCGTGACCCTGACGCTCGGTGCGCTGTCGCCCGCCCGGCTGAAGCTGGCGTCGGGCCTGTTCAACCTGATGCGCAACCTTGGCGGTGCCATCGGCATCGCCGCATGCGCCACAGTGCTCAACGATCGCACCAACCTGCACTTCTTGCGCCTGGCCGAACACCTGAACGTACGCAACGAAGGCATGAACGCCTGGCTCGAGCAACTCACTGGTAACGCCCAGGCGTTGGGCCTGGGCAGCCTCGACGCCAGTCAGGCCGCCTTGCGCCAGCTCTGGGCGTTGACCTGGCGTGAAGCGCAGACGCTGACCTACGCCGATGCGTTCAGGGTAATCATGCTGTGTTTCGCCGTGGCGACCTTGCTGGTGCCGTTGATGCGTAAGGTCCAGCCGCCGAGGCAGCCTTCGACGGATGCCCACTGA
- a CDS encoding HlyD family secretion protein — MNAQVGAAPDTAESNVVAVHKPARGKTVLRIAALAFAVVAAASYASHWWSSGRFIEDTDDAYVGADVTVISAKVPGYIAEVAVMDNQFVKAGDLLARIDVRDYQAALAKADGAVAAQQARLANLDAVEQLQQAVISQAKAQIDARSAEAQRAQYDRVRYQTLVGSQAVSVQSAQRVEATWKTAQADRAHAEAGLLGARQQLAVIGTQRQQARAALAQAEAEREQARLNIGYTELRAPVDGYVGNRRAKLGAYAAAGSQLLAVVPAHGLWVDANFKEDQLARMQVGQAVSVTADILPGRTFHGRVESIAPATGAQFSVLPPENATGNFTKIVQRVPVRVRLEGTDADFGALRPGLSVIAEIDTRPQPQPDVAVAGRP, encoded by the coding sequence ATGAACGCTCAGGTTGGCGCAGCCCCCGATACCGCCGAAAGCAACGTGGTCGCCGTGCACAAACCGGCGCGTGGGAAAACCGTGCTGCGTATCGCTGCCCTGGCATTCGCAGTGGTCGCCGCCGCAAGCTACGCCAGCCACTGGTGGTCCAGTGGTCGCTTCATCGAAGACACCGATGATGCCTACGTGGGTGCCGACGTCACCGTGATCAGCGCCAAGGTGCCCGGCTACATCGCCGAAGTCGCGGTGATGGACAACCAGTTCGTCAAGGCCGGCGACCTGCTCGCCCGAATCGATGTGCGCGACTACCAGGCCGCCCTGGCCAAGGCCGACGGCGCTGTCGCCGCCCAGCAGGCACGCCTGGCCAACCTCGATGCCGTCGAACAATTGCAACAGGCTGTCATCAGCCAGGCCAAGGCACAGATCGACGCGCGCAGCGCCGAAGCCCAACGCGCCCAGTACGACAGGGTGCGCTACCAGACCCTGGTCGGCAGCCAGGCGGTATCGGTACAAAGCGCGCAACGGGTGGAAGCCACCTGGAAGACCGCCCAGGCCGACCGCGCCCATGCCGAGGCCGGCCTGCTCGGGGCGCGCCAGCAACTGGCGGTGATCGGCACCCAGCGCCAGCAGGCCCGCGCGGCCCTGGCCCAGGCCGAGGCCGAGCGGGAACAGGCACGGCTGAACATCGGCTACACCGAGCTGCGCGCGCCCGTGGATGGCTACGTGGGCAACCGCCGGGCCAAGCTCGGCGCCTACGCCGCGGCCGGCAGCCAGTTGCTCGCGGTGGTGCCCGCCCATGGGTTGTGGGTGGATGCCAACTTCAAGGAAGACCAACTGGCGCGCATGCAGGTGGGCCAAGCCGTGAGCGTCACCGCCGACATTCTGCCGGGGCGCACCTTCCATGGCCGCGTCGAAAGCATCGCGCCGGCCACCGGCGCACAGTTCAGCGTGCTGCCCCCGGAGAATGCCACAGGCAACTTCACCAAAATCGTCCAGCGCGTGCCCGTGCGCGTTCGTCTTGAAGGCACTGATGCCGACTTCGGTGCCCTGCGCCCCGGCCTTTCGGTGATCGCCGAGATCGACACCAGGCCCCAGCCACAACCCGACGTTGCCGTGGCAGGCCGGCCTTGA
- a CDS encoding winged helix-turn-helix transcriptional regulator, whose amino-acid sequence MKKASFQPMPCPVARALEHIGDGWSLLILRDAFYGLRRFDEFQHSLGIATNTLTRRLSDLLASGLLERRPYQHNPPRFEYLLTEAGRDLRPVILTLMAWGAKHAEGSRKVYLADEHTGEPVALALVDSNTGKRITVDDHRLRIAPDADPLTHWRAETGKAHRLGSTWVAPFPSQASQEE is encoded by the coding sequence ATGAAAAAAGCCAGCTTCCAACCCATGCCCTGCCCCGTAGCCCGCGCCCTCGAGCACATAGGCGATGGCTGGAGCCTGTTGATCCTGCGCGATGCGTTCTACGGCCTGCGCCGCTTCGACGAGTTCCAGCACAGCCTGGGCATCGCCACCAACACCCTCACCCGCCGGCTCAGCGACCTGCTCGCCAGCGGCCTGCTCGAACGTCGCCCGTACCAGCACAACCCACCGCGCTTCGAATACCTGCTGACCGAGGCCGGTCGCGACCTGCGCCCGGTGATCCTGACCCTGATGGCCTGGGGCGCGAAACATGCCGAAGGCTCGCGCAAGGTCTACCTGGCCGACGAGCACACCGGCGAACCCGTCGCCCTGGCACTGGTGGACAGCAACACCGGCAAGCGCATCACGGTGGATGACCACCGCCTGCGCATCGCCCCCGATGCCGACCCGCTGACCCACTGGCGCGCAGAGACCGGCAAGGCGCATCGCCTGGGCAGTACGTGGGTGGCCCCTTTCCCCAGCCAAGCCTCCCAGGAGGAGTGA